The following coding sequences are from one Triticum aestivum cultivar Chinese Spring chromosome 5A, IWGSC CS RefSeq v2.1, whole genome shotgun sequence window:
- the LOC123106941 gene encoding uncharacterized protein, translating to MPSDAALSPAPTGRNNGSKMQKLLKSAFKRGDSPAQAAGEEPELSPSASRGSGSGSGRTSSGRRVARGDDVGDRSSRESIELDAEGSKNDKMLAALRDWKIASAYETFPWEKKMKELLPVPESSRFLSLLLLPKATDGTHTRYNTLDDTLARADAWLASSRASGVPVELASVQTEALLTKISGETAVSTVNMGSLSDLANMSNVSLYGFEDYHGVDIGVVRAVRLWYAPSGPGGEMAVEIALRQGDTRLGFAISRTEEGFIYVSSVADASTPGVASTRSGLLELHRAARRAGRLLVVSRVGGEKVLPWMVSTAGDVRCYDTVSLSQKLSLHRHALRPITLHFLTWDESALALPPPPAPPLLMLSSEGDDEEIDGDGPEIAAGKGGKGSSFRFQNIGLPDSWL from the exons ATGCCCAGCGACGCCGCCCTCTCGCCGGCGCCGACCGGCAGGAACAACGGCAGCAAGATGCAGAAGCTGCTAAAGTCGGCCTTCAAGCGCGGCGACTCCCCGGCCCAGGCGGCCGGGGAGGAGCCGGAGCTCAGCCCGTCCGCGTCCAGGGGTTCTGGCTCGGGCAGCGGGCGGACGTCGTCGGGGAGGCGTGTCGCCCGAGGCGACGACGTCGGCGACCGGTCCAGCCGCGAGAGCATCGAGCTCGACGCTGAAG GTTCCAAGAACGACAAGATGCTGGCGGCGCTGCGGGACTGGAAGATCGCGTCGGCGTACGAGACGTTCCCGTGGGAGAAGAAGATGAAGGAGCTGCTGCCGGTGCCGGAGTCGAGCCGGTTcctgtcgctgctgctgctgcccaaGGCCACGGACGGCACCCACACCCGCTACAACACGCTCGACGACACCCTCGCCCGCGCCGACGCCTGGCTCGCCTCGTCCCGCGCCTCCGGCGTCCCCGTCGAGCTCGCCAGCGTCCAGACGGAGGCGCTGCTCACcaagatctccggcgagacggcggTGTCCACGGTGAACATGGGGTCCCTGTCCGACCTGGCCAACATGTCCAACGTCAGCCTGTACGGGTTCGAGGACTACCACGGCGTGGACATCGGCGTGGTGCGCGCGGTGCGGCTGTGGTACGCGCCGTCGGGCCCCGGCGGCGAGATGGCGGTGGAGATCGCGCTGCGGCAGGGGGACACCAGGCTCGGCTTCGCCATCAGCCGGACCGAGGAGGGGTTCATCTACGTGTCGTCGGTGGCGGACGCGAGCACGCCGGGCGTGGCGTCGACGCGGTCGGGGCTGCTCGAGCTGcaccgggcggcgaggcgggcgggcAGGCTGCTGGTGGTGTCGAGGGTGGGAGGGGAGAAGGTGCTGCCATGGATGGTCTCCACCGCCGGCGACGTCAGGTGCTACGACACCGTGTCGCTGAGCCAGAAGCTTTCGCTCCACCGCCACGCGCTCCGCCCCATCACGCTGCACTTCCTCACGTGGGACGAGAGCGCCCTCGCCCtgcccccgccgccggcgccgccgctgctCATGCTGTCGTCCGAAGGCGACGACGAGGAGATCGATGGCGACGGGCCGGAGATCGCGGCCGGCAAGGGGGGCAAGGGCTCGTCCTTTAGGTTCCAGAACATCGGACTCCCCGATAGCTGGCTGTGA